CCACGAGCGGGTGATCGGGCAGGACGAGGCGATCGCGGCGCTGGCCGATGCCATCCGTCGGGCGCGCGCCGGCCTGAAGGACCCGAAGCGGCCGATCGGCTCGTTCATCTTCCTTGGCCCCACGGGCGTCGGCAAGACAGAGCTCGCCCGCGCGCTCGCGGAGTTCCTCTTCGATGACGAGGACGCCTTGATCCGGCTGGATATGTCGGAATACCAAGAGCGGCATACCGCGAGCCGCCTGACGGGCGCGCCGCCCGGCTATGTCGGCTACGAGGAAGGCGGCCAGCTGACCGAACAGGTGCGCCGCAAACCGTACAGCGTCGTTCTGTTCGATGAGATCGAGAAGGCTCACCCGGATGTTTTCAACACGCTCCTGCAAATCCTCGAAGATGGCCGGCTGACGGATGGGCAGGGACGAACGGTCGACTTCAGGAACACTGTCATCATCATGACGAGCAACTTGGGCACGAGCGCTCTGCAGCAAGGGGCGCTCGGCTTCCGCACCGACCGCGACCAGCGCTCGCAGGTCGAGCGGCTGCGCGCCGCGGTGGAGGAGGCGCTGAAGCGCACCTTCCGGCCGGAGTTTCTCAACCGGATCGACGAGATCATCGTCTTCCATCCGTTGGCAGAGGCGGACATTACCAAGATTGTCGACCTGATGGTGCGGCGCGTCGTCGCCCAGCTCGCGGAGCACCGCATCACGATTGTCCTGACCGACGAAGCGAAGGCGTGGCTCGCGCGCAAGGGATATGACCCGACGTTCGGGGCGCGGCCGCTGCGGCGGACAATCCAACGGTCAATCGAGACGCCCCTCTCGAAGCTGCTCCTCAAGGGCGACGTGAAGCCAGGCGACACGGTGATCGTCGGCGTCGGCTCGGACGACGCGCTCACCTTCACCCGCGAGGAGGCGGCTGTCGCGGCGGCCTAAAGAAAGCGGCGTCCTCTGCTGCCGACTGCAGCGGCCGAACAGCGCAGCCTGCGAGCGCTCGCCTTGTGGCCGGCAAGGCGGGGCGCCCGGTGACCGCGAGCGCCGGGTCGCAGGGCGGCGCGCTCGTCAGGCGCTCGGTGTTCGCGGAGAGGAGAGGGGCGCGTCTTTCCTGCCGACTGCCCTCGCGCAGGGCGCGGCGGCCGAACGCGGGGTGGCAGGGAGACGCGCCGTGTCGCCCGGCAGAGCGCGCGTCCGGAGCGTCAGCTGAGGCGCTCGAAGAATTCCCACTGTTCGCCGTCCCGGCCGTGGAAGGTTGCGAAGCGAACGCGCCCAAAAGGCGGCATCACTGCGTCGAAGGGGCCGGCAATCGGCGTGGCGCCAAGCGACGTGACGAGCGCGCGCGTCGTTTCTAGGTCGTCGGTTTCTAGGGAGATCGAGAGGATGCCGATGTTGGGCGGCACGGCGCGTTCGGTGAGGGGCTGACCGTCGGTCCCGAGATAGCGCGAGAACTCGATCCGGCCGTTCGGGGCGTGCGGGGAGATGAAATTGACGTTGTGCACGCGAATATCCTCTGCCGTGCCGAGGAAATGCCCCATTCCCTCCAAGATGACATCAAAGAGAACGCGGAAGCCGAGCCCTTCTAGGAAGCGGCGCATCCACGCCTCGTCGGCGACGTGGATCGCTACCGACTGCACCTCGCTCGCTTCGGTCTCCTGCCAGCCGAGGGTGCCTTCGAGGTTGCCCATCACCTCGAAGACATCAAGAAGCACGCCATCGGGGTCGTAGGCTTGAGCATCCCACGCCTGAATATCCTCGTTCACTTTCCAGAAGAGCGGCGCCGACTTCGGCGCGGCGCCGGCGGCGAGCAGGCGTTGCCAGCCGCTCTTAATGTCGCGGTAGCGATAGTTGACGGCGTAGTGGCCGAGATCGTGGAGGCGCTCATAGCTGCCCCAGATGCGTTCGCCGGGTCGATCAAACTGGACAAGGCGGAGAAGCCCAGAATGCCGGTCGGGCAGCCCTAGGATGACTGCGTCGCCGCGCAGTCCGGCCGGCATTCGCCATGCCGCTTCGAACGCCGGGCCAGTAATGTGCATCCGGCCGTGCTCGACGAACCCGAACGCCTCCTGGTAGAAGCGGACCGCCCGCTCCAGCCGCTCGACCCCTTGGGTGACGAACTTGATCTCGCTGATCACGGTGTCCTCGCTGCATCCGTCCGCGAGCATTGTACTCAGCCCGCGCAAGCGGCCGGCGCTGCTGCCATGGCGGTGCTGAGAGCGGCAAGAGAGCGGGACACAGCGCGTTAGCGGGAACGCGCAGGAGCGCGACTAGAATTACGCAAGCGGTCTTGGAGCGGCGACAGAGGAGGCGATGAGAGCGTGATGAGCGATGCGGCGCTCGGCGGCGCTGCCGCGGCGAGCGGTCGTCCCTGATGGGCCGAGCAGTGAGCCGGCTCCTTGCT
This genomic stretch from Dehalococcoidia bacterium harbors:
- a CDS encoding VOC family protein, which translates into the protein MISEIKFVTQGVERLERAVRFYQEAFGFVEHGRMHITGPAFEAAWRMPAGLRGDAVILGLPDRHSGLLRLVQFDRPGERIWGSYERLHDLGHYAVNYRYRDIKSGWQRLLAAGAAPKSAPLFWKVNEDIQAWDAQAYDPDGVLLDVFEVMGNLEGTLGWQETEASEVQSVAIHVADEAWMRRFLEGLGFRVLFDVILEGMGHFLGTAEDIRVHNVNFISPHAPNGRIEFSRYLGTDGQPLTERAVPPNIGILSISLETDDLETTRALVTSLGATPIAGPFDAVMPPFGRVRFATFHGRDGEQWEFFERLS